The nucleotide sequence TCGTATGACGGTTTAAGTTTTTCGACTGATGCTTCTTTTTAGATAAACTGACTACTTAGAAATAGAATGAAACAACACGTTAAAATTCAAAAACTCACCGCAGAAAATTTTGCCCCTTTTGGCGAAGTGATTAGCTGTCAGGGCAATGACTTTTTTCATATCAATGATGCACATACCGAGCGCTATCATGCCCTTGTGACCACTGAAATTATCGGTGATGCCAAAGCCGGTATCAGTATTTTTCGGAACATTAAAAGCACCCGAGTGCCGTTTGAGATCTCGATGCTGGAACGCCATCCGAATGGTTCACAGGCCTTTATTCCAATGCAGGGTCAGAAGTTTCTCATCGTGGTTGCACCGGGTCTGGATGCAGATACACCTGATTTATCCCAGCTTTGCGCTTTTATCAGTGATGGGACTCAAGGGGTAAATTACCGTGCAGGCACCTGGCACCACCCACTACTCACCTTGGAAGCCCCGAGTGATTTTGCCGTGGTGGATCGGATTGGTACTGGACATAACTGTGATGTGTATCAGTTCCCAGAAATGATCCGTATTGAAGGTACGCTTTAATCCTTGTTCAAGACTTAACCTGTTTAAAATAATCAGTTAACATCGAAGTCAAAATAACAATGATTAGAGTAACCTATGGCAAAATTCCTCAATACCAGTGCAACCAATTTTTTCCTTGAAGAACTGATTAAAAATGCCAAAGAACGATTAATTTTAATCAGTCCATTTCTCAGACTAAATGATCGAATTAAAGAGTTACTTGAAGATAAAGATCGCCTGAAAATTGATATTCGCATTGTGTATGGCAAAAGTGATTTGCACCCTGATGAAATTAAATGGATGCAAAAACTCGATTATGTCCGTTTAAGCTTTTGTAAAAACTTACATGCCAAATGCTATATGAATGAATCTGAGTGCATTATTTCGAGCTTAA is from Acinetobacter sp. ANC 7912 and encodes:
- a CDS encoding ureidoglycolate lyase — its product is MKQHVKIQKLTAENFAPFGEVISCQGNDFFHINDAHTERYHALVTTEIIGDAKAGISIFRNIKSTRVPFEISMLERHPNGSQAFIPMQGQKFLIVVAPGLDADTPDLSQLCAFISDGTQGVNYRAGTWHHPLLTLEAPSDFAVVDRIGTGHNCDVYQFPEMIRIEGTL